One Phalacrocorax aristotelis chromosome 12, bGulAri2.1, whole genome shotgun sequence DNA window includes the following coding sequences:
- the TEX36 gene encoding testis-expressed protein 36: MPRPPCGALPVRCPVPVPPPRGSLGVAGPASARCRRAAPHAGNSRLSRDFPGVLRGGKGGLWPIGERGGWGSRRGRGRGVRRRVADEFAHVGACQSQPESTTSSALKQAQNSGAVQYIADRLLLAYRAWEQRAVSNDFPFSSHDNRHSLQNVGEYFDFGMGRRKVEPERQQQNSQNFLQWAHESIPSSKDGLTIYQTSFVKKQNTESPFYRRYPKHHSEKCCTDKPIPENEKNPGSQTSHLNYRNTFVALTYHQSLFSRSEISSPDLLLKWMMK; encoded by the exons ATGCCCCGGCCGCCCTGCGGTGCGCTGCCGGTGCGATGTCCGGTGCCGGTGCCGCCCCCGCGGGGCTCTCTCGGAGTGGCGGGCCCAGCCAGCGCCCGCTGCCGGCGGGCGGCGCCTCACGCCGGGAACAGCCGTCTCTCGCGAGACTTCCCAGGAGTCCTCAGGGGCGGGAAGGGTGGGCTCTGGCCAATAGGGGAGCGCGGGGGGTGGGGCTCGCGGAGGGGGCGGGGACGAGGCGTGAGGAGGAGGGTGGCGGATGAG TTTGCTCATGTTGGAGCATGCCAGAGTCAACCTGAGTCAACTACAAGCTCTGCACTAAAGCAGGCCCAGAACTCAGGAGCAGTTCAGTATATTGCGGATAGATTGCTGCTAGCATACAGAGCTTGGGAGCAG agagcaGTGAGCAACGATTTCCCATTTTCCTCTCATGACAACAGACACAGTCTACAGAACGTAGGAgagtattttgatttt GGTATGGGCCGGAGGAAGGTGGAACCAGAGAGGCAGCAACAGAACTCACAGAACTTCCTCCAATGGGCTCACGAATCCATTCCTAGCAGTAAGGATGGTTTAACCATTTATCAGACATCATTtgtgaaaaaacaaaatactgagaGCCCATTTTATAGGCGATATCCAAAACACCATTCTGAAAAGTGTTGTACTGACAAACCCATTCCTGAGAATGAGAAAAACCCCGGCAGCCAAACGAGTCATCTTAATTATAGAAACACCTTTGTAGCACTGACTTATCATCAGAGCCTCTTCTCCAGATCTGAGATCTCTTCTCCAGATCTGTTACTCAAATGGATGATGAAATAA